Proteins encoded within one genomic window of Aquarana catesbeiana isolate 2022-GZ linkage group LG03, ASM4218655v1, whole genome shotgun sequence:
- the LOC141132409 gene encoding uncharacterized protein yields MFEDYGGAEGEGELGEGTFKRASRSGRDSRRSWKVQGAGQCHTMSDLEGLMSQLREEAAVRGAEWLQETISAAIRAPSAPASEGERGSHRARRSRPPERFSPDRVTNSQRHPGNMVQNVQGGPPAKRSAGRERVSGRAAPTGQERIPAGGRTGDRPNSGRRAGSASPAPRKTAVSSAIAANATPAVVPGPSSTSAGDRQDRGRNRTGLLPTRAEAGRTAVAHTGPGKAVRKSTGGFAARRKERMAGSAAAAVNVPGGPVSDAEEDAGRSEGEEMSGSEEETAQLHRRMGPGESRRSADGATPMQPVGQVQRVGAGSGATGGALSRLAVGDCTGVVEGWIKRSVSGATWAAYNRVWQEWMSFGRALREELVGQGVRSLLLYYLARKFNEGASVSVISIQLAGLAFLFKLQGQPDFTKDFWVRQALKGYRRAAVQRDSRRPVTFEILGGIVEQLRGVCSSDYEVSLFKVAFVLAFFGAFRIGELVSPSKTVQGGVGCKEVTLEEDGVSIFLRKSKTDQEGRGRMVRVYSILGSPQCPVGAVREFLKVRPDCQGPLLIHANGDMLSRFQFIAVFRKCLLGLGLEEREFSSHSFRIGAATEAARLGMEVETIKRIGRWESNRFQSYVRPQLAVRL; encoded by the exons atgtTTGAGGATTatggtggagccgagggggagggagaattaggggaggggacatttaaaagggcttcccgctctgggagggataGCAGAAGATCGTGGAAAGTTCAGGGAGCAGGTCAGTGCCACACCATGTCTGACTTAGAAGGGCTCATGTCCCAGTTAAGGGAAGAAGCGGCGGTGCGGGGGGCGGAATGGCTGCAGGAGACCATCTCAGCAGCGATCCGGGCTCCCAGCGCGCCAgctagtgagggagagagaggcagtCACAGAGCGCGCCGCTCCCGACCGCCTGAGCGGTTCTCACCGGACCGCGTTACTAATTCACAGCGGCACCCGGGTAACATGGTGCAAAATGTACAGGGGGGCCCACCAGCGAAACGATCGGCGGGAAGAGAGCGGGTCAGCGGGCGGGCGGCCCCGACAGGACAGGAGAGGATCCCAGCAGGAGGACGGACAGGAGATAGGCCCAATAGTGGCAGACGCGCGgggagcgcaagccccgcccccaggaagaCGGCGGTGAGCTCCGCCATCGCTGCCAATGCAACGCCTGCAGTTGTCCCTGGGCCTTCCAGCACTTCGGCAGGGGACAGGCAGGATAGAGGGAGGAACAGGACTGGATTACTACCAACCAGAGCGGAGGCCGGCAGGACTGCggtagcccacaccggtcctgggaaggctgtccggaagtcAACGGGCGGATTCGCTGCGCGGAGGAAGGAAAGGATGGCGGGTAGTGCGGCAGCCGCGGTCAACGTCCCGGGCGGGCCAGTATCTGATGCGGAAGAAGACGCGGGTCGGAGCGAGGGAGAAGAGATGTCCGGATCGGAAGAGGAGACGGCCCAGCTGCACAGGAGGATGGGGCCAGGAGaaagcagacggtcggctgatggggcgacacctatGCAGCCCG tgggacaggttcagagagttggcgccggaagcggagcaacagggggtgccttgtccagactggctgtgggagattgcactGGAGTCGtcgagggatggattaagcggtcggtaagtggggctaCTTGGGCAGCATACAATAGGGTTTGGCAGGAATGGATGTCCTTTGGGCGAGCGTTGAGGGAGGAACTTGTAGGGCAAGGAGTGCGTTCGCTATTACTGTATTATCTGGCAAGAAAATTTAACGAGGGTGCGTCGGTATCTGTGATCAGTATACAGCTAGCTGGTTTAGCTTTCCTTTTTaagctacaagggcagcccgacTTCACCAAGGACTTTTGGGTGAGACAGGCGTTGAAAGGTTATCGGAGGGCGGCGGTTCAGCGCGATTCAAGGAGACCAGTAACTTTCGAGATACTGGGGGGTATTGTGGaacaattgaggggggtctgttcgTCTGATTACGAAGTTAGCTTGTTTAAGGTAGCTTTTGTattagcattttttggggcattcaggataggggagttggttagcccttcAAAAACAGTGCAAGGAGGAGTTGGTTGTAAAGAGGTTACACTTGAGGAGGACGGGGTATCGATATTCCTACGGAAGTCGAAGACAgatcaggaggggagaggcaggatGGTGCGAGTTTATTCCATCCTGGGATCCCCTCAGTGCCCAGTGGGTGCAGTACGGGAATTTTTGAAAGTGAGGCCGGACTGTCAGGGCCCTTTATTGATACATGCAAATGGAGATATGTTATCGCGTTTTCAGTTTATTgctgtttttagaaaatgtttgcTTGGGCTGGGACTTGAGGAGCGGgaattttcatcacattcattCCGGATAGGTGCCGCAACAGAGGCGGCCAGATTGGGTATGGAGGTGGAAACAATAaaacggattgggcggtgggagtcTAACAGATTTCAATCTTATGTGCGACCTCAACTAGCGGTAAGATTGTAA